GTGGTAATGCTTGAAAATGGAAAATCTTTTTTATTAAATTCAACCTGATCTTGCTCATATTTATTTTCAATGGATCTTTGCCAAGTTGCATCTAAATATATTCCACCATACAAATACAGTATGACAAATCTTAATAAATTCGAAGCATTGGCAAACTCTCTAAAATGACATAACACTCTTGCGTAAGTTACAACCTCATTAATCATATCAAAATTCGGGTCACACTTATTTTTTATGTACAACTGATTTATATCACACACCTTGAATCTTTTTAAAACTCCTACATCTTGCTGCTGCAGCATTGCATGATTATCCGTCCACAAATAAAAAATTGCAGGTTGGTAACCAATTTTTTTAGAAAAGTATTCATTGGCAGCTGCTATTGAAGTTAGACGATCTACTCCCGCTTTATCTCCAACCCAAATGCGATGAATCGCAACAACCGATTCAGACAACTGATTTTGCGGCGAAATATTTTTTTCTTTCGATCCAGTTGCAGCCAAGCAGAAAACCAATTGATGGTATAAAGGAAGTGCGATATCAATTAAAATAATATCTTCATCTGTAAGAGAATCTAGGCCTGCCCCAGAACACTCTATTTCTTTTCTAGACCGATAGCTTAAAAGTTTCTGCAGAAAAATTTCGATTTTACAAGATTGAACCTCTTCTTCTATTAAGAACGTCATGTAGAAATTTATTATTCTCAGCTTTTCATAACAGGTTCCATACACAGAGCCAGAGAGCTTATGTAATTCAATCTCTTGAGCAGCATTTAAAAAATTTGGATATAGCTCTTCATTGCTATTTTTACTCTGGAGATCATAAGTGCACTGCACCAACTTAATAAAAGTTGAGTTTATTATTTCTTTTAGCATTTATCATCTCTTAATTTAGTTAGAACCTGAGCTCTAAACAAGTTCGATTCTTTTTACTTAAAAATCTGCAAAACACTACCACCCACTGCTAATTTCTCCTACCCATTCGAGTTTTTTAATTTAAAACCATTTAACTTCATACAAATAAATAGATACAAGAAAACCAAAAAAAAACTACGGCCACTCTGCATTTTGCCTATCTTTTAAATCAAGGCTCTTCCAACTTCTAGAGAATTTCTTAACTAGACCTATATTAGAAATAAATTGATATTGAGTATTTGGCGATTCCTTGATCGATAACATCGGCTGCCCAGCACCTTCAGCATGAACTGCGTAATTATAAATATAAAAATCGAAACAACCATTTTGCGCGAGTGCACTTTCAAAAGGAAGCGCACTTAAAGATACAATGAATTCTAAATCATCTTCTGATTGGTTGTAGCCTGCACCTCGAATAAAAGAATTC
This sequence is a window from Pelagibaculum spongiae. Protein-coding genes within it:
- a CDS encoding glycosyltransferase, whose amino-acid sequence is MLKEIINSTFIKLVQCTYDLQSKNSNEELYPNFLNAAQEIELHKLSGSVYGTCYEKLRIINFYMTFLIEEEVQSCKIEIFLQKLLSYRSRKEIECSGAGLDSLTDEDIILIDIALPLYHQLVFCLAATGSKEKNISPQNQLSESVVAIHRIWVGDKAGVDRLTSIAAANEYFSKKIGYQPAIFYLWTDNHAMLQQQDVGVLKRFKVCDINQLYIKNKCDPNFDMINEVVTYARVLCHFREFANASNLLRFVILYLYGGIYLDATWQRSIENKYEQDQVEFNKKDFPFSSITTENNCIASYEINLSYAMGGVGFDALIKTENDEFYVAKEAINKTMVHVPVKKHPLIEVILKRSLHIIRNRYKGAIGEALRRYRHTKHVVLHDVFYSGQQYVEKDGDLAFIGWISRVAFDYSLVTEGYCSFQLHDTRYLFLALDCNPSFSMVYQNHPLYEFHSIYGLSKKRSASWKKADLKSRIHAEWL